In Pseudomonas sp. MYb327, one DNA window encodes the following:
- a CDS encoding SDR family oxidoreductase, with product MDKVIVITGGGRGIGAATALLAAKQGYRICINYQADEQAAHSVLDQVRVLGAQAIAVRADVSIEDEVIALFHRVDTELGRVTALVNNAGTVGQKSRVDEMSEFRILKILKTNVLAPVLCAKHAILRMSPKHGGQGGSIVNVSSVAARLGAPNEYVDYAASKGALDTFTIGLSKEVAGEGIRVNAVRPGYIYTDFHALSGDPDRVSKLESAIPMARGGRPDEVAEAIVWLLSDKASYATGTFVDLGGGR from the coding sequence ATGGACAAAGTCATCGTCATCACCGGCGGAGGTCGCGGCATTGGTGCCGCCACAGCCCTGTTGGCCGCGAAACAAGGCTATCGGATTTGCATCAACTACCAGGCCGATGAACAGGCGGCACATAGCGTACTGGATCAAGTCCGCGTCCTCGGTGCCCAAGCCATCGCCGTGCGCGCCGACGTCAGCATCGAAGACGAAGTGATCGCGCTGTTCCATCGAGTCGACACAGAACTGGGCCGGGTCACCGCACTGGTGAACAATGCCGGCACCGTGGGGCAAAAGTCCCGCGTCGATGAAATGTCCGAATTCCGCATCCTGAAAATTCTCAAGACCAACGTCCTGGCGCCCGTTCTATGCGCCAAGCACGCGATCCTGCGCATGTCGCCCAAACATGGCGGGCAGGGCGGCAGTATCGTTAACGTCTCTTCGGTCGCCGCGCGTCTGGGCGCACCCAACGAATACGTCGATTACGCCGCCTCCAAAGGCGCACTCGATACCTTCACCATCGGCCTGTCCAAGGAAGTGGCCGGCGAGGGTATTCGCGTCAACGCTGTGCGACCAGGCTACATCTACACCGATTTCCATGCACTGAGCGGCGATCCGGATCGCGTCAGCAAACTCGAATCGGCAATTCCGATGGCCCGGGGCGGGCGACCGGATGAGGTAGCGGAGGCGATTGTCTGGTTGCTGTCGGACAAGGCTTCATATGCGACGGGGACTTTTGTCGACCTGGGCGGCGGGCGTTAA
- a CDS encoding EAL domain-containing protein, which yields MFIGSYSPTLVIISLCVAILASYTALDLTGRIATAKGRAVHFWTAGGAFAMGIGVWSMHFIGMLAFKLPIDLGYDVSITLLSLLIGILSCGFALWLVSQPQLPAWQLGFGALVMGAGISGMHYTGMAAMRMQPGIDYDPTLFGTSLLIAVAASGAALWIAFRLRQHAPYVRLIRAGAAVVMGIAIVGMHYTGMAAARFADGSFCGAAVSGLNGNGLDNLVLITTLAVLSIALLTSILDARLEARTANLAQSLTEANRELTQLALHDTLTGLPNRILLADRIDQAMSRVDGEGGCFALMFIDLDGFKPVNDAFGHHMGDQLLREVSLRLREDLRTQDTLARIGGDEFVLLVQLSEPNDAMALAARQVGLIARSFRVADHELQISASVGIALYPGNGATAHELLMNADAAMYHAKGAGKNGYSFFDASMNSNARKQLQLLQDLRHALEHDEFSLYYQPKFDANNGRPVGAEALLRWEHPTQGMLLPDKFIEIAEKTGLIIPIGDWVLNEACRQMREWYVLGYTDWRIAVNLSALQFCHTGLVQSVAKALATHRLPANSLTLEITETTAMNDADASMTVLQELSEMGVDLSIDDFGTGYSSLMYLKRLPANELKIDRGFVRDLERDSDDAAIVSAIVALGQALGLRIVAEGVETDSQQDFLTQLGCDSLQGYLLGHPLPAERFMVEIHRSEQLALT from the coding sequence ATGTTCATCGGTAGTTATTCCCCCACCCTGGTAATCATCTCGCTCTGTGTGGCGATTCTTGCTTCCTATACTGCGCTCGATCTGACCGGACGCATCGCCACGGCCAAGGGCCGTGCGGTGCATTTCTGGACGGCGGGTGGTGCTTTTGCCATGGGCATTGGTGTCTGGTCGATGCACTTCATCGGCATGCTCGCGTTCAAACTACCGATCGACCTGGGCTACGACGTTTCGATTACCTTGCTATCGTTGCTGATCGGCATCCTGTCATGCGGCTTCGCCTTGTGGTTGGTCAGTCAGCCGCAATTGCCCGCATGGCAATTGGGATTCGGTGCGCTGGTCATGGGGGCCGGCATCAGCGGGATGCACTACACCGGCATGGCGGCCATGCGCATGCAACCGGGTATCGATTACGACCCGACGCTGTTTGGCACTTCTTTGTTGATTGCTGTCGCTGCGTCTGGCGCGGCGTTATGGATCGCCTTCCGCCTTCGCCAGCACGCGCCTTATGTGCGCCTGATTCGCGCAGGGGCGGCAGTGGTCATGGGCATTGCCATCGTCGGCATGCACTACACCGGCATGGCGGCTGCACGCTTTGCAGACGGCAGCTTTTGCGGCGCGGCGGTCAGCGGCCTGAACGGCAATGGCCTGGACAACCTGGTGCTGATCACCACCCTGGCGGTGTTGAGCATTGCCTTGCTGACCTCGATCCTCGATGCGCGTCTGGAGGCCCGCACCGCAAACCTCGCCCAGTCATTGACCGAGGCTAACCGCGAACTCACTCAACTGGCCTTGCACGACACCCTGACCGGTTTGCCAAACCGGATTCTGCTGGCCGATCGCATCGACCAGGCGATGTCCAGAGTTGACGGTGAGGGCGGCTGTTTTGCGTTGATGTTCATCGATCTTGACGGCTTCAAACCCGTCAATGATGCATTCGGTCACCACATGGGCGATCAACTGCTGCGCGAAGTCAGCCTGCGGTTGCGCGAGGATTTGCGCACCCAGGACACGCTGGCGCGCATCGGTGGCGATGAGTTCGTGTTGCTGGTGCAGCTGAGTGAGCCGAATGACGCCATGGCGCTGGCCGCTCGACAAGTCGGGTTGATCGCGCGCTCGTTCCGGGTCGCCGACCATGAATTGCAGATCTCCGCCAGCGTCGGCATTGCGCTCTATCCGGGCAACGGCGCGACAGCCCACGAACTGCTGATGAACGCCGATGCGGCGATGTACCACGCCAAGGGCGCGGGCAAAAACGGCTACAGCTTTTTCGACGCTTCGATGAACAGCAACGCGCGCAAACAATTGCAACTGCTGCAGGACCTGCGCCATGCGCTGGAACATGACGAGTTCAGCCTTTATTACCAGCCCAAATTCGATGCCAATAACGGTCGACCTGTCGGCGCCGAGGCGTTGCTGCGCTGGGAGCACCCGACCCAAGGCATGCTCTTGCCGGACAAATTCATCGAGATCGCGGAGAAGACCGGGCTGATCATTCCGATTGGTGATTGGGTGCTCAACGAAGCCTGTCGGCAGATGCGCGAGTGGTACGTGCTCGGCTACACCGATTGGCGCATCGCGGTAAACCTTTCTGCTTTGCAGTTCTGCCATACAGGCCTGGTACAGAGCGTCGCCAAGGCGTTGGCCACGCACCGTTTGCCGGCCAACAGCCTGACCCTGGAAATCACTGAAACCACGGCGATGAATGATGCCGACGCGAGCATGACGGTGTTGCAGGAGCTGTCGGAAATGGGCGTCGATCTGTCCATCGATGACTTCGGCACCGGCTATTCGAGCCTGATGTACCTCAAGCGCCTGCCAGCCAACGAACTGAAAATCGATCGCGGTTTTGTGCGTGATCTGGAGCGTGACAGCGACGATGCGGCGATCGTTTCCGCGATCGTTGCGCTTGGCCAGGCACTGGGTCTGCGGATCGTTGCCGAAGGCGTGGAAACAGACTCGCAGCAGGACTTCCTGACCCAGCTCGGTTGCGACTCGTTGCAGGGCTATTTGCTCGGTCACCCGCTGCCGGCTGAACGTTTCATGGTGGAAATTCACCGCTCGGAGCAATTGGCGCTCACCTGA